Genomic segment of Vanacampus margaritifer isolate UIUO_Vmar chromosome 13, RoL_Vmar_1.0, whole genome shotgun sequence:
tgttgttgttaccttcAGTCAGTTTTGAGGAGTTTATGCTTgggaacaaacaaaaacaaaaccttgtGGCCAAGAAAAGCTATGGAACAGAAAgcaacatattaaaaataatgtccaaaatcTTTTGCTAATCCTTCTTTTCTCCTTTttacccctgagatggatggacGATGACACAAAATGGAGGACGTCACTGCACAAAATGTCTACCAATACCAATAGTTTTACtttaaattattcaaatgatgATGTAATGATAGAAAAGGCACAAGTATGTAAGGAATACAAATAGCCAGCTGTTTACGAGTCGAAACTATTGTGAAACTCGGTTTGAGGCAGGTAGAAACTTGCATGAGCGCTTGGAGAACCAGAAAGGCgagaagaggatgaggaggatgaagaagacATCACATGGAGTACAAACGTGGTTGCAAGCCAATGGTTAAAACCAAACTTTAAATTCCCTCGGATGTTGTCAAAAAGTAAGAGAATGAAACTAACAGGACCTGTTAAACAGAAAAGCAGGTGAAAATGATGCAAGCTAAAACAGACATCTAGCAGCACTTTCGTCACATGTTCCGAGGACAAAAAACACCACgttattttaagaaaaacgaaaaaataaaataaaaaagttaaacacTTCTTAGTATGTTTGAGCTCATATTTTTTCATCATCTAATTTATTCAAAGAGACGTTGACGAGATATTTTTGACAGACGATAGAAACTAGCTTTACCTGTAAACACTTCCGGACTGTACGCCGATGCAACTTTTCGTCAAACCCGCTCCCGCCGCGGTAAATCCTCTCTCAAGTGTCACTCACTCGCTGTCGTTGGTTTCTGCGGTTTATAATCAAAGTTTCGGCGTGACCACCTCAGTACGACAACACAGTGGTTACTTTTAAATCTTCCTGGCTTGTTAGGACAGGTAGACTTGACGTATCCATAATGGGTGTGGCGTTTTAGATAGATGCGGAAGTACTCACAGATAATGGTTTCACTCAATATGCATATGAGTGCTGTATTTATTTGacttaatgtattatttaaatgttttcaagacagtaattacgattaaatggtGAAATATTTATACAAATGTGTTTAAGGCATTTAGCGAAATTTAATTGTAATGTCACACTGTATCCAGAAGAGGGCAGTACACGAAAAGTCGAGGCAAGGGGCGTCAGGTGGCGCTCCCAAGGGAATGTCAAAGTGTATTACCGAATCACGTGTCGGCCAGTGGTTATTCAAATTAGGTAAGAGTGGTACGTGGTACGTATAGTGTcatgggaaaataaataaataaataaatcagtgaaTTAATGTAAACATTATGTACAGTCAAACATAAACGAATGAAGCTTGTAGCTGTGCATagtgtaaaaagtttgaaaacacCTATTGTAtgctgtttaattttttttatttttattatccatTCATCTTCTAGTGTTGAAAAACTACCTATTATCTCACTTTAATGGAGCTGTGAGGCATTTTGTCACGTCTATTTAAAGTCTGGATGTTTTCAAGACAATAGTGGGTGAACATAGGTTAGATACAGTTGAGTAAATGTTTTtgcttaaacaaaaaaaatcactataatGATTTGGTGCAGAAGGAACTGGTATGCCACGATGGTAAATGTGTGCAGATTCATGAGTCCAGATAGTGAGCTCATcgtttatttgttgcattagtCATAATTCGTACAACCTGCAGAAAGTGTTTGGGAAgatatgttgtgtttttatgcaGATGACCAGAAGATAGTCTTGAGTTTCAGCAatcttcaagtttttatttgtttacaaagaTTGCAATTTCATATAGTCCTTCCTTTAATGAGTAGaaaaccactttttttgttgtcattttgttttttaaaagaattAGTCAAAAGGCACaaattttacaatatatacatttggatctaaattataaatatatagaaaacaaaagcaaaaaaccCAGAATAAAAGTGCGGAACACagtttctcttttttctcttgtttttttttttacagaaaaaatagactttgtttaaaaatacatacaatcagtagcatgtttttgttatttttgttgttgttgttagcaaTAAATTATTTGAGTGATTTATATAATATGCAAACAGTGGAGaaacatagaaatatggttacaGTATACAAATccatcaaacaaacaaagaccAGAAGAAACACAACAAGCCAAAGCTGGACGAAGGGGGACAGTCACGTGATGGTGCCAATCTTAGTGCAACGTGACAACCAACGGATAAAACCATGCAAAGAACAGGGGGCCCAAAACAGGTCCAGATACAGTGTATTTTCCGGGTCGGGTAAAACACTGCGAGCTAATGAGCTAATTCATGTCCTCTGTGTAAATGGATTACGCACAGTAGACTTCCGCATTGTGGTTATACGTGACATATCTTAATGACGTATTAAGGGAAAACCATGCAAAAAAGCTTCTTACGGAATGTTGTCGGAATATTTGGTAAAACAAAGTAATTCAAATGCTATTTAATCCTCCTGTTATGTCATGGTGCAAATTGAGATGTTCAgaaacaaacttaaaaaaaaaaaaaagtatttaatctTGCTCACTTCTAGATTCAGGTCAAGCAAACATtttatccatctattttctacagTGCGTCTGCTTTAGGGTTTGCTGTCCCGAAAGGTGGAGGTAGACCCTGGACTGCGTGCCAGCCAGTCACGTACATCCCATATACACAAACAGCCATTCAATGGACAATTTAAGAGTCTTCAAGGAacctaaaatgcatgttttccggaatgtgggaggaaaaccAATGCGAGTACAGGCAAAATAGGCCAACTGTAGGGgttcgaacccagaacctctcgaCTTTGAAGCAGAGGTGGTAACAACTaggccaaaaaaataaaatgtggatCATTGTTTTAGGTCCTATTTTTTCATaacaggagttaaaaaaaacttgacaaataattgttgcaaaaatattattattttgaaaaacaaaaaaaatgtgttcacaaACCACTGAAAATGACGCACTGCCCTATGAAGGCATAAACATGTCTAATCACAAAGCAACAGTACACAGACGGGTGGGAAATCTACAACTCGCCAGAGTATTTCCCCCCCAGCCCAAAACCTGTTGACGTCTcaaagacattttcagaaatttcatacatttttttttaagatagcaGACAGATTCCCCAGCCTTGAAACATAAAACACACTAATAAGAGCAAATGGTACATACAAGTACAAAAAACGTTGGTTTCAGCACTGTTATTAGGGGGAAATATTTTCTCATGAAACCCTCGTCCGTCCAccaacctttttatttatttcttcctGAGATTGTTGAATGGTAACTTTAGGGCAACAAAACACTTTGGTATATctctggaaaaacaacaacaacaacaacaaccagctCCACGAAGGACATTGAGCAGAAATCAATCCAGAAACAAGACAGTGCAAAGATATTTGGTGGCAGATTTGAGTTGAATGTGTCTTCCCTGACCAAACGTTTTGACTCTTCTTAAAGAACAAGCAGAACAGCTAAATATCccttaaatataaataacaatatTCTTATTACTACAACGATATCAAGGTGGTATGCATGAATGAAACGCCAGGGGAGGATTCTCGCACGCCAGGTGGGAGTAAACAATACTTGGTCTGTCGTGTTCACCGCTGACTTTTCTTTCCTGTTTTTATTGCTTCGACCGAGTGCAGTGCCATTCATACACACGAGGAAAAGACACGGGGAGGGATGGACACACATTTTTCGTAGATTTGGACGACCATCTCATGGCTTTTGTGTGGATTTATTTGACTCATATCCGGGTTTAATAATAAAGAAACGTTGACTTTACGCAACCAACAAAATAGGATTTGTCACACTTATAATATTTCGCGACTCTGGGATCAAGGTGTGAATTTATGCATATGTGTTAAGATATTCCACAAATTTGGGTTTTCTGGTACAGCTCTgatgcggccattttgtgtgtaaaaagtgACAAGCATCTTATATGGCAAATGTTGCTGTTCTGGATGGTATCTCCCACTTCGGTGCCATTTTGTGTAAAAGGTAGAGGCGGGAAAAATTATGGCTCTAATGTGGACATTTTGTGAAGGGAGCTTTTGTCTTTATCCAGAAAAAGTAACAATCATGTTTCAAACAAATGTGTTACATTGGAGAGCACAATTGTCTATTTGACCAAGAGGGGGCGCCATTACAGACTTTTTTCACCTGAAAATGTGAATTCAAGTCtacctttttattattactatttttttaagtatcacTAAAGCAGAGGCTGGGAAAAAATACGGCTCTAATGTGGAAATTTTGTGAAGGGAGCTTTTGTCTTTCTccggaaaaataaaaatcacttaaaaaaaaaaatacattggagAGCACAATGGGTTATTTGACCAAGAGGGGGCGCCATTACAAACTTTTTTCACCAGAAAATGTGAATTCAagtctacttaaaaaaaaaaaagtatgacttattacaagttttttttttgagacaacaaaaaagacatttCTGTATACTTAATGACCCAACCCAACTGacacacatataaacacacacgcacatactgaCAACATACAACAAGACCAAAAGCATGTGAGACTTTCCTGAGAAATTTAAAATCAAACCAGGAGTCAAATCTCTCTGTATCGTCAGTTTAAaaattcatcatcatcaaaaaaaaaaaaagtgatatttttgGATACCTTCTGCTCACAATGCTTGTTGGTGTTGTTGCAagtcacacgcacatacacacacacacacacacacacacacaatcacacacacagacaagagTTGAGGCTTCACGGAGGCCTCTCCTTGGAACCCGCCACCAGCATAGTGTAACACGAACGGACGAAAAAaggttaaatacaaatataccatatttaaattaaaatacaaatctaTACATTAGGCtacactgattttttttgtttttgtttttaaagactgCATTTATAGATTCTCAGAAAAGGCACTGTTTGCAGACTGCTGCTTTCCCTCTCTTCGTCTTCCTCgaacacaaacaaagggagagagagagagagacggggAGCGTGTCGTCGTTGGGCGGGGCGACTAAACGGACAAAAAGGAGGCATTTCACGGTTTTGTCAGCTTTGATTTCTTCCTCTTGTATATTCCAGTTTGTTGCCACCTAGCGCCTCACTCGAATAAAGCAAtaataatagcaaaaaaaaaaaaagattccagcGTCGAATCACTTAaaggacttttttgtttttgtttcgacAGCTCCAGGAGAGTTCCGTAAAGTCACGTTTGCGTTACAGCTGCCGTGGAGGACGCACGTTTGGGTGTGGGAATCCGATACTGGGAGCAGGCGACGGCTACGGGATATTTGAGAGAAGATTGTGAGCAGGACAGGCAGTGACGTTGACTAGAAGGTGCCCGGACAGCAGCGGAGGAGGATGCGTGCTCAAATCTGCTTACACACACAAAGAGTGAGAGAGGACGTTAAAGCGTCAGTCTTGCTGGCGGTAGTGAATGACGGACTTGCGGTCGGGCTCCGCCGCCTGCAGCATGCTGTTCAGAGCCTCGCGCACGTCCAGAGCGCCCGAGCTGCTGTGGCCGTTGGGGAGCGGGAGCGAGTCCGACTGGGGCAGGAGATAGTTGGGGAAGCGGGAGGAGGGGGCGAAATGAGAGGACGAGGACGGGGGGTTGGAGAAGAGGGAGGGGGTGGACGGGGAGCTGGACGAGGCGGAGGACGAAGGATTGGCTTTCTGCGTGAGCATCTGCGGCGACAGAGGCAGGCCGAATAAATCCAGCAAGTCCTGGTGGTTGTGGATCAGTGACGGAGGCGGAGGAGGTGGTAGCTGAGCGGTCTGCGAGATGAGCGACTCTAAATTGAAGTCGTCGGCAAACGCTCGGGTTGGTCCCGTCAGGCCGTCCAGAGCCCGCCCGCCCTCGGTGCTGTCCGGAGAGGGCGACGGCGAGCTGACGGTCAGGTCCAGGATCTCATCCTGTGCCTTCTGGGAAGACATGCGAGCCGTCTGATGGACGGGGAGGGGCTGCGGGAAGGATGGTAAGAAGGACTGGGGGTAAAACTGGGAGAAGTTGGAGCCGTGGATGACCGCGTTGcgcgccgccgccaccgccgccgcctgcttGGACGCGGCCGACTTGCCGGGCCAGCCGCTAGGAGTCACTTGTGGAGTTGTCCTCGGTAAAGACAGCTGACTTTGACCctgtggctgctgctgctgcaagaCGGCCTGCATCCTCTGCAGCTGTGACATGCCCGCCACTTGCGTTTTTTGCAGCGGGTTCAGTTTCTGCTTGAGGAGCTGACTGTGAACCAGCGACTGGTTGGGCATGACTTTCTGGCTGAACAGATTGGCCAGCAGGTGCTTGTTGTCCTGCTCCATCTTGCGCATGCGCTCCTCGGCCAGACGCTGCTCCATGGCCTGCTTCTCGCGCTCCTTGCGCCTCCGCTTCACCTCTTCGTCCATTTGCATGAGCTCCTCACGCAGCCGGGGAATGCAGTTCTCTGGGATCTTGATGCCTGGAACAGTGACAATTGCGTTAGTTCAAGCCCATTTGGGTTCATTGACACGTTTCTGCAATATAGAGAGACCCTATTATACAGTTTACATGCCCTTAAATTTATGAGCGCACTGTATGATGAGCAAAAAGgtttaatgcccataaaatccaaaatactggggcaactgttttgatattttcagagattGAATTTGACGTGAGAGTTATGCATGTGAATTTTAGTGACGATTCATCGCATTGAGTCATTAAGTGAcctttagcttttgtacatttgtactcataagtttacataccacaagggtgttagaataaatgtttataagttatcccatatttactcttatagtattgttCAGCATTTATTCAGCGGTATAACCTTGTTTGAATCATGTGAGTTGGAGTTATCTGTGATAAGAGCAGAACTTCGTAGAAAGAGTGCTCCTGCAGCTGTAGGACAGGAACTGTGCCTTATCACAAGAGAGCGGCAGAAACACTCTGCGGATaaactgttgaactttgactgttgaaaccttcagcgccgaggaaagacacgtctgtattattatctgcacaatgactcatatccgtgatggttgctgctgtgtgttcCCCCTCCCTGTTATAGCAGCAACATCTGTGTAACTAGGGAACATCCTATTAAAAATAGAGGACTCGGCTTTCAGAgcgggtaggagattgtaatctgtgcacatttctgtccgttctcctcgcgagcaaaaagaatcaaaatctcttgtcttccttccttgtctgttgtttattgaatgttttaggttgactgaacctggcaaatggtatgtaaactttcatcTGTAGCTGTTGGGTGGAAACCttatatgaccaaatatggtcatttaaacatttttttcacaaatcaatacAAATGGTCAGTGCCTATGCAGtctgttatttgttatttttacaaattctgAAACACTGTCTAAGGTGCCTCATCGTATTGTGTAACGCCACATCTTGCCTTGTGGCATTATGTTGCCTCAAGATTgaaactcagttttttttttaaataaaaaattacaaaaaataattaaggttTAATTAAGGTTTTGTTAGGTGTTGAAAATTTACTTGTAGAGATACATTTTTACAATGTAATTAGTATTATGACAAACATTCACTCtcacatcttaaaaaaaaaaaaatcaggtaaGATGTTAACAATCAGTAACCTTCATGGTCTTCTTTCATTCTGCAAAATATCCCCAAATAGTTCCTTCAAAAGTTCGTATAGTTCCCAACATCAGACTGTAACTTGCACTCACCAACTTGCTTGTTGTGCTGCTTGGTTTTGAGGCGAACAATCTGCAAGATGTTGGAGCTGGTGATGTCTGACACCACGTCGGACACACGCTTCCAAACGCGCAACAGAGCGCCGCACAGCATGTGGTACTGACGGAGGCGCATGCCCTGGAAGCACTCCTGGCCTTCCTCGATCTTCTTGCATTTGCCGTACCTGCAGAGACGCCACAATGACCGTCACCTTAGATGGCTTGCTTGCATGGATTGTGTTGAAGTTTGCATTATTGTGTTAAATCGTGCGAGTTGGGCCTCATTTCTTAATGACTGATGTTTATTATACGCCTTTTAATCCTTAGGGAAGATACATAACAGGAGTAACTCCACCATGGGATCCCATTAATTACATCCAGAATAACCCCAaaggtgagtgtgtgtatgtgtgtgttcctAGTTACCAGTTGAGATGGCTACACTTCTTCAAGGAGACGCTGAACTGGCTTTCCCAGCAGTCCTTGGCCTCCTCTGGAGTCACCTGGAGAAGAGAAAACAACCATGTTGTCAAATCACCAttgcacaataaaacaaaaacaaaaacaaatccaacaCACCTTCCGATAGCGGTGCTGCAGGTTTTCAAGGCTTTCAGGATGAGTCTGCTTGCCGATGTTGGGCTTGTAGACAATGAAGTTCTTGCCTCTACCTTGCTCAGCGAGCAGCACGCACGGCTGGTTACCTCGTAGCTGGAAAACAACAgaagtgatgtttttttgtttttttccagtcgGGAGCTTTTCTGTTCAACCTGTTTAGATTGCAACTGTTTATGATATACAGACTCACCTTGTGGGACAGGTAGAAACCCTCGTCAGTACCAGTGAGACTGAGAAACCTGTTGTTGGCTTCCTCCCAAGGCATACCTCTGTCCACGCTGATCTGTAGGGGCAGAAAGAAAAACTTGAGCTTCCAATGTTTAGTAGTTTGCTTACAGTCACTAATTTGATAAATTTCCTCCGACTGAGCAGAATTCCAACTTTAAATGTAATAGCATCGGCTCAAAGCTTGTAGAACTACATTATAGAGTAGTTTTGTTAACCCATCCATGGCTTttagcattgtgtgttagcattaagctagcggacgtTGGTAGACAAGGTTTGTCTAAGTATGTTTGAGCTTGTATCTCGGGAAAAACTCCAAAGTCCCGTAGTCGTTTGGAAGTCGAtgtaccatccatccatccatccatccatatttcACCTCCCAAAAACATTAACTAGGCTCAAATGTAAAACTAGCACATATCGTCAATGACAATACACCCGTTGAGGTTCTGTGGTTCCTACCTTGTAAAGAACCACCTGGCCATCCTGAGGGTTTCCCACTGTCATGAAGGTTTCCTGCTTCTCCTCGTAAATCTCATCATTACCTGGAGCCAGATCTGTTGGCCACATGAAAGAAAGGCAAACAAAATGaggacttttttctttctttctaatgaagcattttcaaaaatgaaccTAAAGTGTGCACCTAAGATGCCCATGTCATATTTGCCCTCCTTCTTGTCCTTCTCAATTAGGTAGTCAAAATTGTCTGTGAAGTATTGGAAGAGATGGTTCTGCTTGTGGACTTCCAGCCCCAGGATGCGGTTTAGGAATTTGGTAATGCTGCAGtctggaattaaaaaaataaatacaagaggAAAAAAGTTGTCAAATGACAGACAGGCTTGAAGGTGCCTCCTCGAGTGTATGTACACTACTGACCTTTCTCTGTATTAATGCCAAAGCGTGGCTCCTTACAAAAGATGCCCACATCCATCATTCCATGTTTCATATCTGACATGAAGGGAAGAAGACAGTTTAACACGTTGAGCTTTGTGCTCTCTTGATTGTTGATGAACACTGACCACCTACCTCGAAAGAACATGGCGTCACCTCCAGGGTAATCTTTGGGCACAGGCACCTTGTTCTCTATGTGGCCCAGGATTGCTTTGGTGATTTTATCCAGAGCCTTGGTACCATACTACAAAGAAGGCATCAAACAATACAAGATTATTGGAAAGGAGACACACTTACACATAAATGGGTAATGCAGGACTACAATACAGCGGACAGTCCGAAGTGAAAAACCGCCAAAGTGGTACAATCTGGAGCTTAACCAAAAATAGccctaaaaagtaaaaataaaataaaattaaaaattgagaGTTCTAACAATCTTGCACGCTCAGTGACTGTACAagcatattttgtgtgtgtgtttttgtgtgtgtgacatcaccaaagaaaagaataaaaaactaaCCATAAAACCAAAAATTAAATTGACTGTTATAAGAAAGGATCTGGCTTCTCAGTTACGAGCAAGGCATTTCATTTAATATTGTTTACTGTAAATCCATTAAAccaaattttatattaattcCCATTCCCATTCAAACTTTCCTGGGGGCACATTGGATTAAGTTCACAgggtttgacattttcagcttgTTTACTGCATTGTGTATGTCAAGACAACTGCAAATAATGAGTTGTTTTACTTTAGTTTTATTATAGTATTCTTTGCAGTTGCATCTGCAGCTAATAAAAGGTTTTGCGATGACAACAGGTATAGAaagaataaacacatttattgaCTTCACATTATTTCCCATGGGAAAATTGTTTGGAAATATAACAACTTAAAAGTAAACCAATCCCACTTTGGAGGTTCTACTGTAATGTGACCTGAACTACGCAATTAAAATCATGTTTCCACTTGAATATGGGGTTATTCCTTCCAGCCGTCCGTAACCTACCTTGTTCTCAAAATTGTACTTGCTCAGGTCTCTGGTTTCAGTCGCTCTTCTGTCTCCGTGTGTTAACGCGCCCTGCCAAGAGGATGAGtgtgaactttttttgttgttgcttgcaTTAGCATCATCAAACAAATTACAGGAAGACCAACGTTGATCTGGGAGTACAAGCGCACCACAGAATGATCTAAGGCTACAGTTTAAAGTGAGGTCACCACTTTTATTGTACTCAGTTACcgaaaacatttttactgtgtCACATTATTTTGTGGCCTACCAGTCTTGTGAGATAAATGAGTGTTATGATAGTGACTTGAAATAGTTGTTTTAGTCGCTATGCAGCCGcagaacatttttcttttgttttaatagTGTTCATAATATTAAAGCATGTCAAAGATCACAGTGAGGAGTGTGACGAGAACACTCTTTTTCCATCCTACTTTAATTTAATATACACTGTACAGGAGGTGACGGTTGTGAAAGATAGCCGGCAAAGCAAGCCGGCCATTGTCCAACTTGTGGATGTCTTAACTGCTATCTTGAGCCAACCAGGGTGCAAGAGTGGTCGGTTGCAGGCTTCaagggtgtgcgtgtgtgtgagtaaaCACTTCAAGGGCTGAGCACAGGGAACGTGGGATGTGACCCACGGATTTACCGAACTTGCTTGGCAAACACAGCTGTGGCTTCCTGGAATGAACGTCCCCGCCAGCCCACCCGCCTGTGTGTCTTTTTCTGTCATGCTGCTGTGTCACTCTGGAAATAAATGGCTTGTCGCTCAAGGGCATCATGGAAAGTGACCATTGGCTTGTAAATTATCCAGACAAGAGCAATGAGAAAAATCTTTGAGAGACAAATTCAGATTTTACAATGCCAGGTCTAAGTGCCCAATTCCAATTTagtgcgatttttttttctgtgtgactTATATGGTCTAATCACGTGTATGCTCCCGTGACCCACATTTGATATTAGTGTTGACAGTTACTGAACACCCGAATCAACCTGCTTGGGCTAACTATCTTTGTAGTGGTTTACATACATATCAGCACCAGGCAGAGatgacacaaaataataatataataaatgtacttttgtgtatcaaaagtactagggGTATCACTACTTGGTATCGTACCAGTGACTACTTGGGTACTCCTACTGGtatcggtttgaaaaaaaaaaatgtttgcttcgTTCCCCATACGCAGGTATACATCTTTTTATGATACAATATAATttattgcaattttatttttttgcaattttgctaATATTTTGTTAACTCCCAAGCTATAGTTCGGGGTCCCCTTTTTGAGAATTAATCTAACGTGTCAGTTTACATGCCAGTCTGAAAATTTTGACCTAATCCACAATTGTAAGAAGCCTGATTTTTATTCATCCATCACATGCCCTAATTGTTCTTTCTGCATGGGAACAAAAAATTGGTACTGTGACTTGTTGGGTAAATTCGGCCCCAAGCAAGGAACACAACTCACAAGTGGCAAGGGTGAAGACGCAAACTGCAATCGTAAACCTCTCTTACGCAATGAGACGACACGGATGAAACTCTGGATTTTCCCATGACGCAACTCAATGTGTTATCAgtccaaaaaatacacacatacacagccgGAATATTTACCAGGCTCTCTAGTCTCTTTGCCACGATAGAGGCAAAACGTCTTTCGCCAGCGAGCTCCGAGATGAGGAAGATGTACTCTGGAGCTGTCACTTGATTGGACCGATGGGTGCgccctgaaaaaacaaaaaacaagtatgAGTAActtattaaatgtaaaacaattttGGTTACATTAAGACACTGTTGATGAATGGTATTAGGGACGACACAGCGAGAAGGTAATGACATGATAGGATCAGTATCATCAAACAATATCACTTTCGATCAATCTTGGGAGCTGGAGCCTAGGCCTGTTGAATTGGGCAAAAGGCAGGGTACACAGTCAACTGGCTGTCAGTTAATTCAGGGCAAATATGGACAAAAATCAAGCACAGTCACATTCACACttgtggacaatttagagtcttgaaATGGcccaaacatgcatgtttttggaatgtgggagctAACCACTATACCACCATGCTTCCCTTTCCAATGGCTATTCTacaattgttattattactatgatatttgtttaaacattttttagattATGTAATTTATGAGCCTTTGAGGGCTTTTAATAGCAATTCTTCAGaggttgtatttgtttttagaacTGCATGGTCAAATGGTCCCAAAAAGCCATAAGGTCCCCATCCCTGTTTTAAACCAAGACCATCTGCTTTATTGAGTGTTTCTGtagagttttttaaatttattttttaaaggtaatcaatcaatcatacacactcacacacacagacaagcgCTGATAATGGAAGTAATTAATTGAGCTGGTAGCACAACTACGGCTGCAAACAATAAATCCATTAGAGCCTCTACAACAAAATAATGCGCAATGGACAGAGCAGGCAGATCTTCTGTCTGACTTATTGAAAACAACTTAGTGTCCGTAATAAacagtcaaatgaaaaatgaacagTCCCGCTGCGTGagataaatgaaaacatttatctTGCGTTGTTTAagccaacaaaaacacaactaaaTCTGGACTAACCAAACTGCTGAATTGCTCGGTCTGCGCTCCAAGGTAGCTCCAATGTCATGTGGACACGACGCCGCTGATTTTTCACTCTCTTGTCCGCCTGTAGGGAAATTCCAGAGCTGGCGGCTTCGGAGATGATGGCCACCAACTAGTGtgagagaaagacagaaaattaaattgtgtgaaGCGTGACATCTTAGAACGCCGGACTGGAAGTGCAATGGACTGACAGATGTATATCAtccaattaaatatttatttttcagcattTTGTAAACTTTTGTTCGCacgcaaacaaacataaaagtcaatttgaacccattgctaaccaaaacagccgCA
This window contains:
- the sbno2b gene encoding strawberry notch homolog 2b isoform X3 yields the protein MSLIQFWTKLYSQLGRPLPKDLSCIDDLSTNSLFSSPADSLSEYADAQSFISTDHLDTVPTLWDVSTSTTAATTPAQSQLELKGSSKFQGLASLDDITTIISTPPLGGFQTQRTQSPPEEEEEAEEEDSEELGHVDTYAEYRPSKSTIGISHPDIVVETNTLSSVPPPDITYTLSIPESIINNGLLSALQLEAIIYACQQHEVILQNNQRAGFLIGDGAGVGKGRTVAGIILENYLKGRKKSLWFSISNDLKFDAERDLKDIDAPTIPVHALNKIKYGDTATSEGVLFATYSALIGESQAGGQHRTRIKQILDWCKPDFDGVIIFDECHKAKNATSTKMGKAVLDLQYKLPRARVVYASATGASEPKNMIYMSRLGIWGEGTPFRAFDDFLHAIEKRGVGAMEIVAMDMKVSGMYIARQLSFSGVSFRIEEIGLDSDFKLVYNKAAKLWAEALQFFLRAADELCLVSRKSLWGQFWSSHQRFFKYLCIAAKVRCLVELAKKELEAGKCIVIGLQSTGESRTREVLDENDGHLDRFVSAAEGVFQSLVTKHFPSEKQRREKAPGNKRKRKPRGRHPKVPKHTMDSGGIISINSDDSSTDSDGMDTDSNSSPDSLLDNDDVIFVNHTSCHTVRIEEMKQGLLNKISQLGKELPLNTLDELIDKFGGPDKVSEMTGRKGRVVRRPDGSVRYESRAEQGLTIDHINIKEKDRFMSGEKLVAIISEAASSGISLQADKRVKNQRRRVHMTLELPWSADRAIQQFGRTHRSNQVTAPEYIFLISELAGERRFASIVAKRLESLGALTHGDRRATETRDLSKYNFENKYGTKALDKITKAILGHIENKVPVPKDYPGGDAMFFRDMKHGMMDVGIFCKEPRFGINTEKDCSITKFLNRILGLEVHKQNHLFQYFTDNFDYLIEKDKKEGKYDMGILDLAPGNDEIYEEKQETFMTVGNPQDGQVVLYKISVDRGMPWEEANNRFLSLTGTDEGFYLSHKLRGNQPCVLLAEQGRGKNFIVYKPNIGKQTHPESLENLQHRYRKVTPEEAKDCWESQFSVSLKKCSHLNWYGKCKKIEEGQECFQGMRLRQYHMLCGALLRVWKRVSDVVSDITSSNILQIVRLKTKQHNKQVGIKIPENCIPRLREELMQMDEEVKRRRKEREKQAMEQRLAEERMRKMEQDNKHLLANLFSQKVMPNQSLVHSQLLKQKLNPLQKTQVAGMSQLQRMQAVLQQQQPQGQSQLSLPRTTPQVTPSGWPGKSAASKQAAAVAAARNAVIHGSNFSQFYPQSFLPSFPQPLPVHQTARMSSQKAQDEILDLTVSSPSPSPDSTEGGRALDGLTGPTRAFADDFNLESLISQTAQLPPPPPPSLIHNHQDLLDLFGLPLSPQMLTQKANPSSSASSSSPSTPSLFSNPPSSSSHFAPSSRFPNYLLPQSDSLPLPNGHSSSGALDVREALNSMLQAAEPDRKSVIHYRQQD